One Fundidesulfovibrio terrae genomic window carries:
- a CDS encoding methyl-accepting chemotaxis protein, producing the protein MSFFNNLSIFFKLACGFALTLILTTVLGASGYGSLMSIHDASGEVAEVWLPAMGATALMEQAANDFRRAEFRHILAATADERKQAEQRMSKAKATLAKQEAELSKLALPEEFRASFKAYMTAWQEFLPINAKVLELSNDNLGRDATLLVRGDSSKVFNEALAALDKISATAKERGLKGGDIVDASVQSAKMRTIIIGVAVLLLGLGVTLALPRLITTRLRATQRLAEEVASGKLDSCIESDSTDEIGLLQKALMDMLCKLKEQLAFSDGVLRGFTVPCSVFSAQDTTLYTNQLMLDLLERSGKPEDYYGQTSGGYIWGEPGKDTISSIALRENRSITAEREFATHKGNKRHARISSSPMYSENGQILGTLSVWIDLTEIKQQEALIGEQNEKIMSVAAQAEQVAEAVSSASEELSAQIEQAARGATIQKDRAAETATAMEEMNSTVLEVAQNAHAAANRSDQARVKAQDGKGVVDNVMNSMEDVRAQALTLRERMSSLEGRAQNIGRIMNVISDIADQTNLLALNAAIEAARAGEAGRGFAVVADEVRKLAEKTMAATHEVEEAITGIQREAKDNMTSVDQTAKAVEKVTSLAGESGQALETIVSLSDSATMEVHAIATASEQQSAASEEINRAVAEINRISNETAQAMTHSSDAVGDLARQAARLQELISGMQADEGRQAALGA; encoded by the coding sequence ATGTCCTTTTTCAACAATCTGAGCATCTTCTTCAAACTCGCCTGCGGATTCGCGCTGACCTTGATCCTGACAACGGTTCTTGGCGCCAGCGGCTACGGCAGCCTGATGAGCATCCACGACGCGTCCGGCGAAGTCGCCGAGGTCTGGCTGCCCGCAATGGGCGCGACAGCGCTCATGGAGCAGGCCGCCAACGATTTCCGCAGGGCCGAATTCAGGCATATTCTCGCGGCCACGGCCGACGAGCGCAAGCAGGCCGAACAGCGCATGAGCAAGGCCAAGGCGACCCTGGCCAAGCAGGAAGCCGAGCTGTCCAAGCTCGCCCTGCCCGAGGAATTCCGCGCCAGCTTCAAAGCCTACATGACGGCGTGGCAGGAGTTCCTGCCCATCAACGCCAAGGTGCTGGAGCTTTCAAACGACAATCTCGGCCGCGACGCCACGCTGCTGGTCCGGGGAGATTCCTCCAAGGTCTTCAACGAGGCGCTGGCCGCGCTGGATAAGATAAGCGCCACCGCCAAGGAACGCGGCCTCAAAGGCGGCGACATCGTGGACGCGAGCGTCCAGTCCGCCAAGATGAGGACCATCATCATCGGCGTCGCAGTCCTTCTCCTGGGCCTTGGCGTGACCCTGGCCCTGCCCAGGCTCATCACCACCCGCCTGCGGGCCACGCAGCGCCTGGCCGAGGAAGTCGCCTCCGGCAAGCTCGACAGCTGCATCGAGTCCGACTCCACCGACGAGATCGGCCTGCTGCAGAAGGCCCTCATGGACATGCTCTGCAAGCTCAAGGAGCAGTTGGCCTTCTCCGATGGCGTGCTGCGGGGCTTCACGGTCCCCTGTTCGGTCTTCTCCGCCCAGGACACCACTCTCTACACCAACCAGCTCATGCTCGACCTCCTCGAGCGCTCAGGCAAGCCCGAGGACTATTACGGGCAGACCTCCGGCGGTTATATCTGGGGTGAACCGGGCAAGGACACCATCTCCAGCATCGCCCTGCGGGAAAACCGCTCCATCACTGCGGAACGCGAATTTGCCACCCACAAGGGGAACAAGCGCCACGCGCGAATCTCCTCCTCGCCCATGTACTCGGAGAACGGACAGATACTGGGGACCCTGTCGGTCTGGATCGACCTGACCGAGATCAAGCAGCAGGAAGCCCTCATCGGCGAGCAGAACGAGAAGATCATGTCCGTGGCCGCCCAGGCCGAGCAGGTGGCAGAGGCGGTGTCCTCGGCCAGCGAGGAGCTCTCCGCCCAGATCGAACAGGCCGCCCGGGGCGCAACCATCCAGAAGGACCGGGCCGCCGAAACGGCCACGGCCATGGAGGAGATGAACTCCACCGTGCTGGAAGTGGCCCAGAACGCCCATGCCGCCGCCAACCGCTCGGACCAGGCCCGCGTCAAGGCCCAGGACGGCAAGGGCGTCGTGGACAACGTCATGAACTCCATGGAGGATGTGCGGGCCCAGGCGCTCACGCTCAGGGAGCGCATGTCGTCCCTGGAGGGCCGCGCCCAGAACATCGGACGGATCATGAACGTGATCTCCGACATCGCGGACCAGACCAACCTGCTGGCCCTCAACGCCGCCATCGAGGCCGCCCGCGCCGGAGAGGCCGGGCGCGGCTTCGCCGTGGTGGCCGACGAGGTGCGAAAGCTGGCGGAAAAGACCATGGCCGCCACCCACGAGGTCGAGGAAGCCATCACCGGAATCCAGCGCGAGGCCAAGGACAACATGACCAGCGTAGACCAGACGGCCAAGGCGGTGGAAAAAGTCACCTCCCTGGCCGGCGAATCGGGGCAGGCCCTGGAGACCATCGTGAGCCTGTCGGACTCGGCCACCATGGAGGTTCACGCCATCGCCACCGCCTCCGAGCAGCAGTCGGCCGCCAGCGAGGAGATCAACCGGGCCGTGGCCGAGATCAACCGCATTTCCAACGAAACGGCCCAGGCCATGACCCATTCCTCCGACGCGGTGGGCGATCTGGCCCGCCAGGCCGCCCGGCTGCAGGAACTCATCTCTGGCATGCAAGCGGACGAAGGGAGGCAGGCCGCCCTCGGGGCATGA
- a CDS encoding response regulator — protein sequence MNILIVENDIVTGCQLAEILRSRGHEAVMVEELYCLEEIKARGSVDMVITDIFLNDVSGLQIVLDVKEFDPGIKVVAMSGGGPALVFDYLDYAREFGADAVVRKPLDEAGIAKLLEQFPCVDARDVSLVPRTPVGHS from the coding sequence GTGAACATCCTGATAGTGGAAAACGACATCGTCACCGGGTGCCAGCTCGCGGAGATACTCCGGAGCAGGGGGCACGAGGCGGTCATGGTGGAGGAACTCTACTGTCTTGAGGAGATCAAGGCGCGCGGCTCGGTGGATATGGTTATCACTGACATTTTTCTCAATGATGTCTCTGGGTTGCAGATAGTCCTGGATGTCAAGGAGTTCGATCCCGGCATCAAGGTCGTGGCCATGTCCGGCGGCGGACCGGCTCTCGTCTTCGACTATCTTGACTATGCTCGGGAGTTCGGCGCGGATGCGGTCGTCCGCAAACCCCTGGACGAAGCTGGCATCGCCAAACTTCTGGAGCAATTCCCCTGCGTGGACGCGCGCGACGTGAGCCTGGTGCCGCGCACACCCGTCGGCCATTCCTGA